From the genome of Penaeus monodon isolate SGIC_2016 chromosome 16, NSTDA_Pmon_1, whole genome shotgun sequence, one region includes:
- the LOC119582990 gene encoding LOW QUALITY PROTEIN: neutral alpha-glucosidase AB-like (The sequence of the model RefSeq protein was modified relative to this genomic sequence to represent the inferred CDS: inserted 2 bases in 2 codons; deleted 2 bases in 1 codon): MMATLCRSVALAVLLTLVSAVDRGNFKSCQQSSFCRRHRAVKPGESPYTLLTDTVTVNDAGLVGDVINENNRIVFTLEIYPLKDSTVRIKINEKNPIKPRFEDPYALVKDIHGESFEVVDQSAQGVTVKFGSHRAVVNAKPLKIDIYNGNDLVVSTNARGLLKFEHYRNKPGNEERLQRRGRAQPLPATIRRRKRRVLGEESFKGNDTKPFGPGLWEDISLSTQAVMEYQRCGLFSLRKTKWELGDDSRGPQPPLLLRTITCGNDPTVVQLDVLNRSGQTQVYIVNYGEGIDKSFCFLLQKLPDSNVVSSITGFFSSGETDPPQVSTHWFSESGIIDVFVMLGPKPMDVFRQYAGLTGSQNLPPLFSLGYHQCRWNYNDEEDVRQVHENFDKHDLPLDVMWLDIEHTDGKRYFTWDHYKFPNPLEMTANLTARGRKLVTIIDVHFKRDSNYFFYKEVHDRDLFVHTKDGNEFDGWCWPGSSSYIDMTNPDAREHYSDTYRLDRYKGSTLDTFTWNDMNEPSVFNGPEITMPKDNLHPGIGVEHREIHNAYGMLFHESTYEGHMKRSDRRLRPFILTRAFYAGTQRSAAVWTGDNTAEWSHLRISQPMLLSXSVTGITHVGADVXGFFGNPDVNLLARWYQIPVFQRGGSIIPRKDRPLGFDGKAQGTLYIDDEHTFDYRQGKFLYLAFSYEDGVLTSKKIDPNGSYDTASWLERVIVIGLHKQATKVSVNSATVGTRDLESTFESGSATQGSQQNQRKPESVDVTDVNCEEVQVPTGMRDLNTLWKFNLDIVKIYLEGEKIIPVVFRRWSLETGILEKNYPKGALSHRS, from the exons ATGATGGCCACGCTATGCAG GTCCGTGGCATTGGCTGTTTTACTGACATTGGTCTCGGCTGTTGACCGAGGCAATTTCAAAAGCTGCCAGCAAAGTAGTTTCTGCAG ACGACATCGTGCTGTGAAACCAGGGGAAAGTCCATATACACTCCTCACTGACACAGTGACAGTAAATGATGCAGGACTAGTAGGAGAtgtcattaatgaaaataatagaattgTTTTTACTTTAGAAATATACCCTCTAAAGGATTCTACTGTGCgcattaaaataaatgaaaaaaatcctaTCAAGCCCAGATTTGAGGATCCGTATGCCTTAGTAAAGGATATTCATGGAGAAag CTTTGAGGTTGTTGATCAATCTGCTCAAGGAGTGACCGTCAAATTTGGATCACATCGTGCTGTTGTAAATGCAAAACCTCTGAAGATCGATATCTATAATGGCAATGATCTTGTGGTGAGCACAAATGCTCGGGGACTTCTCAAATTTGAACACTACAGGAATAAACCTGGAAA TGAGGAACGCctgcagaggagagggagagcccaACCCCTTCCAGCGACgatcaggaggaggaaaaggagggttttgggggaggagtcCTTCAAGGGCAATGACACAAAGCCTTTTGGCCCCGGCCTGTGGGAGGATATATCTTTGTCAACCCAAGCAGTTATGGAATACCAGAGATGCGGACTCTTCTCTTTGAGAAAAacca AGTGGGAGCTGGGTGATGACTCTCGTGGTCCCCAGCCCCCACTGTTACTACGCACCATCACCTGC ggcaatGACCCTACCGTTGTACAATTGGATGTTTTGAATAGAAGTGGACAAACCCAGGTCT ATATTGTGAATTATGGAGAAGGCATAGACAAATCTTTTTGCTTCTTATTACAGAAATTGCCAGATAGCAATGTTGTGTCTTCCATCACTGGTTTCTTCTCCAGTGGAGAGACTGACCCTCCACAGGTATCTACACATTGGTTCTCCGAGTCTGGCATCATTGACGTGTTTGTCATGCTAGGACCAAAACCCATGGATGTCTTCAGACAGTATGCAGGTCTTACAGGATCTCAGAACCTTCCCCCG CTTTTTAGTCTGGGATATCATCAGTGCCGCTGGAACTACAATGATGAAGAGGATGTACGTCAAGTGCATGAAAACTTTGACAAACATGATCTTCCTCTGGATGTGATGTGGTTAGATATTGAACACACTGATGGGAAAAG GTACTTCACATGGGACCATTACAAATTCCCGAACCCATTGGAAATGACGGCCAACCTCACTGCAAGAGGCCGCAAACTTGTGACCATTATTGATGTTCATTTCAAACGGGAcagtaattatttcttttataaagaaGTTCATGATCGAGACCTTTTTGTTCATACAAAAGATGGAAATGAGTTTGATG GTTGGTGCTGGCCAGGTTCTTCATCCTATATTGATATGACTAATCCGGATGCGCGAGAACACTACAGTGACACTTACCGACTTGATCGATAcaag GGTTCCACCTTGGATACATTCACATGGAATGACATGAACGAACCCTCTGTCTTCAATGGACCCGAAATCACGATGCCCAAAGACAATTTACATCCTGGCATTGGGGTAGAACACAGAGAAATTCACAATGCATATGGAATGCTGTTT CATGAATCAACTTATGAAGGCCACATGAAAAGGTCGGACAGACGCTTGCGACCCTTCATTCTCACGCGCGCCTTCTATGCTGGAACACAGAGAAGTGCAGCTGTGTGGACTGGTGACAACACAGCTGAATGGAGTCATCTGCGCATAAGTCAGCCCATGTTGCTGT CTTCTGTTACAGGGATCACTCATGTTGGTGCTGATG GGGGCTTCTTTGGTAATCCTGATGTTAACCTGCTTGCTCGATGGTATCAG ATCCCTGTATTCCAGCGAGGTGGAAGTATTATTCCTCGTAAGGACAGA CCCCTTGGG TTTGATGGGAAGGCACAAGGCACACTATACATAGATGATGAACACACTTTTGATTACAGACAG ggGAAATTCTTGTACTTGGCTTTCTCATATGAAGATGGTGTTTTGACCTCAAAGAAGATTGATCCAAATGGAAGCTATGATACTGCATCCTGGCTAGAACGAGTTATCGTCATAGGACTCCACAAGCAAGCTACAAAAGTATCAGTCAATAGTGcca CAGTGGGCACCCGGGACTTGGAAAGCACGTTTGAAAGTGGAAGTGCCACACAGGGAAGCCAGCAAAACCAACGCAAACCGGAGTCA GTTGATGTTACAGATGTGAACTGT GAAGAAGTTCAGGTTCCTACAGGAATGAGAGATTTGAATACTTTATGGAAGTTCA aCTTGGACATAGTCAAAATATatttggaaggggaaaagattATACCAGTGGTTTTCAGGCGG TGGTCCCTTGAGACTGGTATCCtggaaaaaaattaccccaagggGGCTCTTAGTCATcgatcatga